From the Theobroma cacao cultivar B97-61/B2 chromosome 2, Criollo_cocoa_genome_V2, whole genome shotgun sequence genome, one window contains:
- the LOC18608124 gene encoding pyruvate kinase isozyme A, chloroplastic: MAFASDSILARGLIIERATKFGLKNEAFGAKIVRCRASGNGGKVKGKVRVEVKAAVQIGGLEEVKKAKEELGFDVVSERELREKGFLGMRKTKLVCTIGPACCSMEDLEKLALEGMNVARFNMCHNTRDWHRDVIKKIKRLNEEKGFCISVMIDTEGSQIHVLDHGAPSSVKAEEGSIWSFTTQKSDGSCPFTVQANYKGFSEGIEVGDVLVIDGGMASFEVIEKVGNDLRCQCTDSGLFLPRAKFSFWRDGKLVERNYELPTLSKKDWADIEFGVSEGVDFIALSFVNDADSVRQLKNYLYMRSCRSTRVLAKIESLESLQKLEEIVKASDGIIVARGDLGVEIPYEQIPTVQEEITHVCRELNKPVIVASQLLESMVEYPTPTRAEVADVSEAVRQYADALMLSGESAIGPYGQKALSVLQMASSRMELWSHEENRQSILHQLQLGVSLPDRIAEQICNCAVEMANNLGVDAIFVYTKYGQMASLLSRNRPYPPIFAFTSDNSTWMALNLQWGVIPILVDLSDDTEANISRTIDLIRTKGLLKTGDVVLVVSDLTPAHLNSTAFQSIQVKTVG; encoded by the exons ATGGCGTTTGCCAGCGATTCAATTCTTGCTCGTGGTCTTATAATTGAGAGAGCCACAAAATTTGGTCTTAAAAATGAAGCTTTTGGAGCCAAGATTGTACGTTGCAGGGCTTCTGGCAATGGAGGTAAAGTCAAGGGCAAGGTCAGGGTTGAAGTCAAAGCAGCAGTGCAGATTGGTGGTTTAGAGGAAGtaaagaaagcaaaagaagaaTTGGGTTTTGATGTAGTGTCCGAGAGGGAGTTGAGAGAAAAGGGTTTCTTGGGGATGAGGAAAACAAAGCTAGTTTGCACCATAGGGCCGGCTTGTTGTTCAATGGAGGATTTGGAGAAGTTGGCGTTGGAAGGAATGAATGTGGCTAGGTTTAATATGTGCCATAACACACGGGATTGGCACCGCGATGTGATTAAGAAGATCAAGAGGTTGAATGAGGAAAAGGGTTTCTGTATTTCCGTTATGATTGATACTGAAGGTAGTCAGATTCATGTGCTTGATCATGGTGCTCCGTCTTCTGTCAAAGCAGAG GAAGGTTCTATCTGGTCATTTACTACTCAAAAATCTGACGGTTCCTGTCCATTCACAGTTCAAGCAAATTACAAAGGTTTCTCTGAAG GTATTGAAGTGGGTGATGTACTTGTCATTGATGGTGGAATGGCAAGCTTTGAAGTAATTGAGAAAGTTGGGAATGATTTGCGTTGTCAGTGTACAGACTCCGGTCTATTTCTACCACGTGCCAAATTTAGCTTTTGGAGAGATGGAAAGCTTGTGGAAAGGAACTATGAGCTTCCTACTTTATCAAAAAAG GATTGGGCTGACATTGAGTTTGGAGTTTCTGAAGGTGTTGACTTCATCGCCCTCTCTTTTGTAAATGATGCTGATTCTGTCAGGCAATTGAAGAACTATCTCTACATGAGGTCATGCAG ATCCACAAGGGTATTGGCAAAGATTGAGAGTTTGGAATCCCTCCAGAAATTGGAAGAGATTGTAAAGGCTTCTGATGGTATCATAGTGGCTCGAGGTGACCTTGGAGTTGAAATCCCTTATGAACAGATTCCAACAGTTCAGGAGGAAATAACCCATGTTTGCAGAGAACTGAACAAGCCAGTTATTGTAGCTTCTCAACTTCTTGAATCAATGGTTGAATATCCAACTCCAACACGAGCTGAG GTTGCAGATGTTTCTGAAGCAGTTCGGCAATATGCTGATGCCTTAATGTTATCTGGTGAGTCAGCTATTGGACCATATGGACAGAAGGCTCTTTCTGTCTTGCAGATGGCTAGTAGTCGAATGGAACTATGGAGTCATGAGGAAAATCGACAAAGTATTCTCCATCAGCTCCAACTTGGAGTGTCGTTGCCTGATCGTATTGCTGAGCAGATCTGCAATTGTGCTGTTGAAATGG CTAATAATCTTGGTGTTGATGCCATCTTTGTGTACACAAAGTATGGACAAATGGCATCACTCTTGTCTCGCAACCGTCCATACCCTCCCATATTTGCATTCACAAGTGATAACAGCACCTGGATGGCTCTGAATCTTCAATGGGGAGTTATTCCCATCCTTGTTGATCTGTCAGATGATACAGAGGCAAACATCTCAAGAACCATTGACCTTATAAGAACAAAGGGCTTGTTGAAAACTGGAGATGTTGTTTTGGTTGTCTCAGATTTAACTCCAGCTCATTTAAATTCCACAGCATTTCAATCGATCCAAGTGAAGACAGTTGGTTAG
- the LOC18608122 gene encoding amino acid permease 6 isoform X2, translated as MTRDVQARMNTFMLDTMESAKSTAAADDDNSSKRKGTWVTAGAHIITAVIGSGVLSLSWAIAQLGWIAGPVTLLLFSAITWFTSTLLADCCRDPISGRRCSSYMDAVKSNLGGIHYKLCGFAQYGNLVGISIGYSITAAISMAAIKRSGCFHKNGHDAGCHVKNNVFMIIFGFIEIILSQIPNLHELSGLSVVAAIMSFAYSTIGLGLSIAKLAGSHARTSLTGTTVGVDVTSAQKIWNCFEAMGDIAFAYAFSTVLVEIQDTVKSNPPENEAMKKATSVGISITTVFYMLCGVLGYAALGNKAPGNFLTGFGFYEPYWLIDVANVCIIVHLVGAYQVFCQPIFKCVEDWCSNRWPNNSFIKEGRPISLPIFGVYHFSAFRLVWRTAYVIMTTTVAMIFPFFNDVLGLLGGASFLPLTVYFPIQMHIAREKIQPWSCKWIWLNVLVLLCSVISLPAAAGSIEGIVKDLRIFKPFTSVS; from the exons ATGACTCGAGACGTACAAGCAAGGATGAATACCTTTATGTTAGATACCATGGAATCTGCTAAGTCTACCGCTGCTGCTGATGATGATAATAGCTCCAAAAGAAAAG GAACGTGGGTGACAGCAGGTGCACATATCATAACAGCAGTTATTGGTTCAGGAGTTTTATCTCTTTCATGGGCCATTGCCCAGTTAGGATGGATTGCTGGTCCCGTTACCCTCTTACTCTTCTCTGCCATCACTTGGTTCACTTCTACTCTGCTAGCTGATTGTTGCAGGGACCCTATCTCGGGAAGAAGATGTAGCAGCTACATGGATGCTGTAAAATCTAATTTAG GAGGAATCCATTACAAGCTTTGTGGATTCGCTCAATATGGGAATCTTGTAGGGATATCAATTGGATATTCAATCACTGCAGCTATTAGTATGGC GGCAATTAAAAGATCAGGTTGCTTTCACAAGAACGGCCACGATGCAGGCTGCCATGTTAAAAACAACGTGTTTATGATTATCTTTGGCTTCATAGAGATCATATTAAGCCAAATTCCTAATCTTCACGAGCTTTCGGGACTCTCCGTGGTTGCTGCTATCATGTCTTTTGCATACTCTACCATAGGCCTCGGTCTCTCCATAGCCAAACTTGCAG GTAGTCATGCTAGGACAAGCCTAACAGGGACAACCGTGGGAGTGGATGTGACAAGCGCGCAGAAGATCTGGAACTGCTTCGAAGCCATGGGAGACATTGCCTTCGCTTATGCTTTCTCTACTGTCCTCGTCGAGATACAG GACACagtaaaatcaaatccaccagaAAATGAAGCCATGAAGAAGGCTACCTCTGTTGGGATCTCAATCACCACCGTGTTCTACATGTTGTGTGGAGTTTTGGGTTATGCAGCACTTGGGAACAAGGCACCGGGCAACTTCCTAACAGGATTTGGTTTTTACGAGCCATACTGGCTTATCGACGTAGCTAATGTGTGCATTATTGTACATCTTGTGGGAGCTTATCAG GTATTCTGCCAACCAATATTCAAGTGCGTGGAAGACTGGTGCTCTAACCGGTGGCCAAACAACAGTTTCATAAAAGAAGGGCGCCCGATCAGCCTTCCTATCTTCGGGGTTTACCATTTCAGTGCTTTCAGGCTTGTCTGGAGAACCGCTTATGTGATTATGACCACCACTGTGGCGATGATATTCCCATTCTTCAACGATGTTCTTGGTCTGCTTGGTGGTGCTTCATTCTTGCCGTTGACTGTGTATTTCCCGATACAGATGCACATAGCAAGAGAAAAGATTCAACCATGGAGCTGCAAATGGATATGGCTAAACGTCCTGGTTCTACTCTGCTCGGTTATATCACTTCCTGCAGCTGCTGGTTCCATTGAAGGAATTGTTAAGGATCTCAGAATCTTTAAGCCTTTCACCTCTGTTTCTTAA
- the LOC18608122 gene encoding amino acid permease 6 isoform X1, whose protein sequence is MTRDVQARMNTFMLDTMESAKSTAAADDDNSSKRKGTWVTAGAHIITAVIGSGVLSLSWAIAQLGWIAGPVTLLLFSAITWFTSTLLADCCRDPISGRRCSSYMDAVKSNLGGIHYKLCGFAQYGNLVGISIGYSITAAISMAAIKRSGCFHKNGHDAGCHVKNNVFMIIFGFIEIILSQIPNLHELSGLSVVAAIMSFAYSTIGLGLSIAKLAEGSHARTSLTGTTVGVDVTSAQKIWNCFEAMGDIAFAYAFSTVLVEIQDTVKSNPPENEAMKKATSVGISITTVFYMLCGVLGYAALGNKAPGNFLTGFGFYEPYWLIDVANVCIIVHLVGAYQVFCQPIFKCVEDWCSNRWPNNSFIKEGRPISLPIFGVYHFSAFRLVWRTAYVIMTTTVAMIFPFFNDVLGLLGGASFLPLTVYFPIQMHIAREKIQPWSCKWIWLNVLVLLCSVISLPAAAGSIEGIVKDLRIFKPFTSVS, encoded by the exons ATGACTCGAGACGTACAAGCAAGGATGAATACCTTTATGTTAGATACCATGGAATCTGCTAAGTCTACCGCTGCTGCTGATGATGATAATAGCTCCAAAAGAAAAG GAACGTGGGTGACAGCAGGTGCACATATCATAACAGCAGTTATTGGTTCAGGAGTTTTATCTCTTTCATGGGCCATTGCCCAGTTAGGATGGATTGCTGGTCCCGTTACCCTCTTACTCTTCTCTGCCATCACTTGGTTCACTTCTACTCTGCTAGCTGATTGTTGCAGGGACCCTATCTCGGGAAGAAGATGTAGCAGCTACATGGATGCTGTAAAATCTAATTTAG GAGGAATCCATTACAAGCTTTGTGGATTCGCTCAATATGGGAATCTTGTAGGGATATCAATTGGATATTCAATCACTGCAGCTATTAGTATGGC GGCAATTAAAAGATCAGGTTGCTTTCACAAGAACGGCCACGATGCAGGCTGCCATGTTAAAAACAACGTGTTTATGATTATCTTTGGCTTCATAGAGATCATATTAAGCCAAATTCCTAATCTTCACGAGCTTTCGGGACTCTCCGTGGTTGCTGCTATCATGTCTTTTGCATACTCTACCATAGGCCTCGGTCTCTCCATAGCCAAACTTGCAG AAGGTAGTCATGCTAGGACAAGCCTAACAGGGACAACCGTGGGAGTGGATGTGACAAGCGCGCAGAAGATCTGGAACTGCTTCGAAGCCATGGGAGACATTGCCTTCGCTTATGCTTTCTCTACTGTCCTCGTCGAGATACAG GACACagtaaaatcaaatccaccagaAAATGAAGCCATGAAGAAGGCTACCTCTGTTGGGATCTCAATCACCACCGTGTTCTACATGTTGTGTGGAGTTTTGGGTTATGCAGCACTTGGGAACAAGGCACCGGGCAACTTCCTAACAGGATTTGGTTTTTACGAGCCATACTGGCTTATCGACGTAGCTAATGTGTGCATTATTGTACATCTTGTGGGAGCTTATCAG GTATTCTGCCAACCAATATTCAAGTGCGTGGAAGACTGGTGCTCTAACCGGTGGCCAAACAACAGTTTCATAAAAGAAGGGCGCCCGATCAGCCTTCCTATCTTCGGGGTTTACCATTTCAGTGCTTTCAGGCTTGTCTGGAGAACCGCTTATGTGATTATGACCACCACTGTGGCGATGATATTCCCATTCTTCAACGATGTTCTTGGTCTGCTTGGTGGTGCTTCATTCTTGCCGTTGACTGTGTATTTCCCGATACAGATGCACATAGCAAGAGAAAAGATTCAACCATGGAGCTGCAAATGGATATGGCTAAACGTCCTGGTTCTACTCTGCTCGGTTATATCACTTCCTGCAGCTGCTGGTTCCATTGAAGGAATTGTTAAGGATCTCAGAATCTTTAAGCCTTTCACCTCTGTTTCTTAA
- the LOC18608123 gene encoding uncharacterized protein LOC18608123: protein MASLQLLNPVFYSISISHSNFPGKSDFRKKLLSFNRCRSFGPLHNQRSKIHCATQEGDNKSNGEEPPESQFMKELKRRGMTPASLLEDAKRTNYGVDEEMKVGEEAGSFSNRNVVSTEYEKSLSNQRERSMELNSEGLEGLVPRAKLLLTIGGTFFLGFWPVILSTIAFFTALYLYFGSSFIHDASETSISPPQYVDPFALLEDERISQTAPRVN from the exons ATGGCTTCACTACAGCTTTTGAACCCTGTTTTCTATTCCATTTCCATTTCCCATTCAAATTTTCCTGGAAAATCTGATTTCAGGAAGAAACTTCTCAGCTTCAATAGATGCAGAAGCTTCGGGCCTTTGCACAACCAAAGATCTAAAATTCATTGTGCCACTCAAGAAGGTGACAACAAAAGCAATG GTGAAGAGCCTCCTGAGTCACAGTTTATGAAGGAATTGAAGAGGAGGGGGATGACACCCGCTTCGTTGCTGGAGGATGCCAAAAGAACCAATTATGGAGTGGATGAGGAGATGAAAGTGGGGGAAGAAGCGGGAAGTTTCTCCAATAGGAATGTTGTCTCAACTGAATATGAGAAAAGCTTATCTAATCAAAGGGAGCGCTCCATGGAATTGAATAGTGAAGGCCTTGAG gGGCTAGTTCCTCGGGCTAAACTGTTGCTAACGATTGGAGGAActttcttccttggcttttgGCCTGTGATCCTTTCAACTATAGCATTCTTTACTGCTCTCTACCTT TACTTTGGATCATCTTTCATTCATGATGCAAGTGAGACTTCCATTTCACCACCGCAATACGTTGACCCTTTTGCACTCCTGGAAGATGAAAGGATTTCTCAAACAGCCCCTCGTGTAAATTGA